The Pan paniscus chromosome 1, NHGRI_mPanPan1-v2.0_pri, whole genome shotgun sequence genome has a segment encoding these proteins:
- the DENND4B gene encoding DENN domain-containing protein 4B isoform X5, with product MWQSSLGHWARKCPRATHASRLLLGATPWNSVLGFWVELNPSSATAGAVTSPPSLSWGCCMRGRNVPSLASKCLTRHPTATQQTWPLQAPGTPAPTSLTGGQQRGQGCMPWASLTSAWCCPVRARALLILTAGCPATSTLACGAQQCTCAIRWAWRRPTRWCTRQRPRILVQMSPYDNLLLCQPVSSPLPLSGASFLQLLQSLGPELAITLLLAVLTEHKLLVHSLRPDLLTSVCEALVSMIFPLHWQCPYIPLCPLVLADVLSAPVPFIVGIHSSYFDLHDPPADVICVDLDTNTLFQTEEKKLLSPRTLPRRPYKVLLATLTNLYQQLDQTYTGPEEEASLEFLLTDYEAVCGRRARLEREVQGAFLRFMACLLKGYRVFLRPLTQAPSEGARDVDNLFFLQGFLKSRERSSHKLYSQLLHTQMFSQFIEECSFGSARHAALEFFDSCVEKVHPEQEKPEPTPLVELEELSGSELTVFITPPEEPPLPEGSESTPQYCYDGFPELRAELFESLQEQPGALPVPGPSRSAPSSPAPRRTKQEMKVAQRMAQKSAAVPELWARCLLGHCYGLWFLCLPAYVRSAPSRVQALHTAYHVLRQMESGKVVLPDEVCYRVLMQLCSHYGQPVLSVRVMLEMRQAGIVPNTITYGYYNKAVLESKWPSGTPGGRLRWAKLRNVVLGAAQFRQPLRERQQQQQQQQQQQQQQQEQVSAHQEAGSSQADPYLERPSPTRPLQRQTTWAGRSLRDPASPPGRLVKSGSLGSARGAQPTVEAGVAHMIEALGVLEPRGSPVPWHDGSLSDLSLTGEEPLPGGSPGGSGSALSAQSTEALEGLSGRGPKAGGRQDEAGTPRRGLGARLQQLLTPSRHSPASRIPQPELPPDLPPPARRSPMDSLLHPRERPGSTASESSASLGSEWDLSESSLSNLSLRRSSERLSDTPGSFQSPSLEILLSSCSLCRACDSLVYDEEIMAGWAPDDSNLNTTCPFCACPFVPLLSVQTLDSRPSVPSPKSAGASGSKDAPVPGGPGPVLSDRRLCLALDEPQLCNGHMGGASRRVESGAWAYLSPLVLRKELESLVENEGSEVLALPELPSAHPIIFWNLLWYFQRLRLPSILPGLVLASCDGPSHSQAPSPWLTPDPASVQVRLLWDVLTPDPNSCPPLYVLWRVHSQIPQRVVWPGPVPASLSLALLESVLRHVGLNEVHKAVGLLLETLGPPPTGLHLQRGIYREILFLTMAALGKDHVDIVAFDKKYKSAFNKLASSMGKEELRHRRAQMPTPKAIDCRKCFGAPPEC from the exons ATGTGGCAGTCATCGCTAGGGCACTGGGCGAGGAAGTGCCCCAGGGCTACACATGCATCCAGGCTTCTGCTGGGGGCCACCCCTTGGAACTCAGTGCTGGGCTTCTGGGTGGAACTCAACCCGTCATCTGCTACCGCAGGGGCCGTGACAAGCCCCCCCTCGTTGAGCTGGG GGTGTTGTATGAGGGGAAGGAACGTCCCAAGCCTGGCTTCCAAGTGCTTGACACGACACCCTACAGCCACTCAGCAAACCTGGCCCCTCCAGGCCCCGGGCACCCCCGCACCTACCTCACTTACCGGCGGGCAGCAGAGGGGGCAGGGCTGCATGCCCTGGGCATCACTGACCTCTGCCTGGTGCTGCCCAGTAAGGGCGAGGGCACTCCTCATACTTACTGCCGGCTGCCCCGCAACCTCAACCCTGGCATG TGGGGCCCAGCAGTGTACCTGTGCTATAAGGTGGGCCTGGCGAAGGCCAACACGCTGGTGTACGAGGCAG AGACCCCGCATCCTAGTGCAG ATGTCTCCCTATGACAACTTGCTCCTCTGTCAGCCTGTATCCTCACCCCTGCCCCTCAG TGGTGCCAGCTTCCTGCAGCTGCTGCAGAGCCTGGGCCCTGAGCTGGCTATCACACTGCTGCTGGCTGTGCTCACAGAGCACAAGCTGCTAGTCCACTCGCTGCGGCCAGACCTGCTCACCAGCGTCTGTGAGGCCCTCGTCTCG ATGATCTTCCCACTGCACTGGCAGTGCCCCTACATTCCTCTGTGCCCGCTGGTGCTGGCAGATGTGCTGAGTGCCCCAGTGCCCTTCATTGTGGGTATCCACTCCAGCTACTTTGATCTGCATGACCCGCCTGCTGATGTCATCTGTGTAGACCTTGATACCAACACACTCTTCCA GACTGAGGAAAAGAAGCTCCTCTCCCCTCGGACCCTGCCCCGCAGACCCTACAAGGTTCTGCTGGCCACACTGACAAACCTGTACCAGCAGCTGGACCAGA CATACACTGGACCTGAGGAGGAAGCATCCCTGGAGTTCCTACTGACAGACTACGAGGCAGTGTGTGGCCGCAGGGCCCGGCTGGAGCGCGAAGTCCAAGGAGCCTTCCTCCGCTTCATGGCCTGTCTGCTCAAGGGCTACCGGGTCTTCCTGCGCCCACTCACCCAGGCCCCCTCCGAGGGAGCTCGTGATGTTGACAACCTTTTCTTCCTGCAGG GCTTCCTCAAATCCCGGGAACGCTCCAGCCACAAACTTTACTCTCAGCTGCTGCACACACAGATGTTCTCACAGTTCATTGAGGAGTGCTCTTTTGGCTCTGCTCGCCATGCTGCCCTTGAATTCTTTGACTCTTGTGTTGAAAAG GTCCACCCAGAGCAGGAGAAGCCTGAGCCGACACCCTTAGTGGAGCTAGAGGAGCTGTCAGGAAGTGAGCTCACTGTCTTTATCACACCTCCCGAGGAGCCTCCCTTACCAGAGGGCAGTGAATCCACTCCCCAGTACTG CTATGATGGATTCCCAGAGCTACGGGCTGAGTTGTTTGAGTCTCTTCAAGAGCAACCTGGGGCCCTGCCTGTGCCAGGCCCTTCCCGTAGCGCCCCCAGCAGTCCTGCTCCTCGCCGTACCAAACAG GAGATGAAAGTTGCACAGCGGATGGCACAGAAGTCAGCAGCTGTGCCTGAGCTGTGGGCCCGGTGCCTGCTGGGGCACTGCTATGGGCTGTGGTTCCTGTGTCTGCCTGCCTATGTGCGGTCGGCACCCTCCCGAGTGCAGGCACTGCACACAGCCTACCATGTGCTGCGCCAGATGGAGAGCGGCAAGGTGGTGCTCCCTGATGAG GTGTGTTACCGGGTACTGATGCAGCTCTGCTCACACTATGGGCAGCCTGTGCTGTCTGTGCGGGTCATGCTGGAGATGCGTCAGGCAGGCATTGTGCCCAACACCATCACCTATGGCTACTACAATAAG GCTGTGTTGGAAAGCAAGTGGCCGTCTGGCACACCAGGTGGGCGTCTGCGCTGGGCCAAGCTCCGGAATGTTGTCCTGGGGGCTGCTCAGTTCCGCCAGCCCTTGAGAGAAcggcaacagcagcagcagcagcaacagcagcagcagcagcagcagcaggagcaggtgTCAGCACATCAAGAGGCAGGCAGCTCCCAGGCAG ATCCCTATTTGGAGCGCCCTTCCCCTACTCGCCCTCTTCAGCGCCAGACTACTTGGGCTGGGCGAAGTCTGAGAGACCCAGCCTCACCCCCTGGACGCCTGGTGAAGAGTGGTAGCCTGGGCAGTGCCCGAGGGGCACAGCCCACTGTGGAGGCCGGTGTGGCCCACA TGATAGAGGccttgggggtcctggaacccCGGGGATCACCTGTGCCCTGGCACGATGGAAGTCTCTCAGACCTGAGCCTGACGGGGGAGGAGCCGCTCCCTGGAGGCAGCCCAGGGGGCTCAGGCTCAGCCCTGAGTGCCCAGTCCACTGAGGCCCTGGAAGGGCTAAGTGGGCGGGGACCCAAGGCTGGTGGGCGACAGGATGAGGCAGGCACCCCCCGACGAGGGCTGGGTGCCCGCCTCCAACAGCTGCTCACTCCTTCCCGCCACTCCCCTGCCTCCCGCATTCCCCAACCTGAGCTGCCTCCTGACCTGCCTCCCCCAGCCCGCCGCAGCCCCATGGACAGTCTTCTGCACCCCCGGGAGCGCCCTGGATCCACTGCCTCCGAG AGCTCAGCCTCTCTGGGCAGTGAGTGGGACCTCTCAGAATCTTCTCTCAGCAACCTGAGTCTTCGCCGTTCCTCAGAGCGCCTCAGTGACACCCCTGGATCCTTCCAGTCACCTTCCCTGGAA ATTCTGCTGTCCAGCTGCTCCCTGTGCCGTGCCTGTGATTCGCTGGTGTATGATGAGGAAATCATGGCTGGCTGGGCACCTGATGACTCTAACCTCAACACAACCTGCCCCTTCTGCGCCTGCCCCTTTGTGCCCCTGCTCAGTGTCCAGACCCTTGATTCCCGGCCCAG TGTCCCCAGCCCCAAGTCTGCTGGTGCCAGTGGCAGCAAAGATGCTCCTGTCCCTGGTGGTCCTGGCCCTGTGCTCAGTGACCGCAGGCTCTGCCTTGCTCTGGATGAGCCCCAGCTCTGCAACGGGCACATGGGG GGAGCCTCCCGGCGGGTTGAGAGTGGGGCATGGGCATACCTGAGCCCCCTGGTGCTGCGTAAGGAGCTGGAGTCGCTGGTAGAGAACGAGGGCAGTGAGGTGCTGGCGTTGCCTGAACTGCCCTCTGCCCACCCCATCATCTTCTGGAACCTTTTGTGGTATTTCCAACGGCTACGCCTGCCCAGTATTCTACCAGGCCTGGTGCTGGCCTCCTGTGATGGGCCTTCGCACTCCCAG GCCCCATCTCCTTGGCTAACCCCTGATCCAGCCTCTGTTCAGGTACGGCTGCTGTGGGATGTACTGACCCCTGACCCCAATAGCTGCCCACCTCTCTATGTGCTCTGGAGGGTCCACA GCCAGATCCCCCAGCGGGTGGTATGGCCAGGCCCTGTACCTGCATCCCTTAGTTTGGCACTGTTGGAGTCAGTGCTGCGCCATGTTGGACTCAATGAAGTGCACAAGGCTGTGGGGCTCCTGCTGGAAACTCTAGGGCCCCCACCCACTGGCCTGCACCTGCAGAG GGGAATCTACCGTGAGATATTATTCCTGACAATGGCTGCTCTGGGCAAGGACCACGTGGACATAG TGGCCTTCGATAAGAAGTACAAGTCTGCCTTTAACAAGCTGGCCAGCAGCATGGGCAAGGAGGAGCTGAGGCACCGGCGGGCGCAGATGCCCACTCCCAAGGCCATTGACTGCCGAAAATGTTTTGGAGCACCTCCAGAATGCTAG